A region of the Elusimicrobiota bacterium genome:
TCCTGCGCCTGCATTCCGACCTCTCCGGGACCAGGGCCCGGGCCGAGGCCCTGGAGGCCCAGGGCGGGCAGAACCCCTACTGGATGGGCGCCCAGACTGTCCTCAACGCGGGCATCGACGGCGTGGTGGGCTCCGTGCGCAGCCTCATCAAGGTGGACGAGGCCTGGCGGCCCTACGTCGAGGATCTGCTCGGAGAACGGCTCTTCGCGGTGGTCTGTGAGAATTCCCAAGCGGCCCGCGCCGGCATCGGGCTCCTGCAGGCCTCCGGTTCGGGCCGGGCGCGTTTCCTGGTGTTGAGCACTTTGAGCGGGGGTCCCGGTGAGCGGGCCTATCCGGAACAAGCCCAGCCGCTTTTGCGCCACATCCAATACGACCCGCGCCACGAGGCCGCGGTGCGGTTCCTCTTCGCGGAGAGTTACGCCTTGGACAAGGCCCTCTTCGGCGATCATTGGGTCTGCGGCGGCGCGGCGCCGGGTCCGGGCGCGCAGTTGAGCCTGTCCGACATCGAGGATTTACGGGCGGGCGTGGCCGCGCTGGAGGCGCAGTCCTCCGAACGTCGCTCTGAATCCGCGCGCTGCGGGGAAGAGGCCGCCGAGGCTGAGACCCGCCTGCACGTGGCCCTCTCCGCCGTGAGCGTGGAGACGGAGCGCGAGGCTTCGCTGGGCCGGCGCCTCAAGGAGAAGGAGGAGTCCCTGGGCTTGGACCAACAGAACGTCTTGTTGGGCATGGACCAGGCGACCGGCTGCCTGCGCGGCATCTCCCTCATCAAAGAGGAACTCATCGGGCTGCGCATCCGGCAGACCGATGCCGAGGCCCTGGCGAAGTCCTGCCGGGAGGCCGAGGCCGAGGCCGCGGCCAAGGCCCAGTCCGCCAAGGACGCCCTGGTGCAGAAGGCCACGGGCGCCGATGTCCTTAAGACCCGCATCGAGGGCTTCAATACGGAGATGTCCATCCACGCCAACACCTTCGAGCACTTGGCCGAGAGCAAGAAGCACCTCGAGGCCAACGTGGCCGAGCGCAACCAGGAGCTCGAAACCCTGGCGCGCAAGCGCGCGGAGGCGGTCGCGGCCAAGGACCAGGCGCGCCAGCAGATCCAGCTCCACCAGGCGGAGCTCGGCGGCCAGGAGAACGCGGCCGCCGCGGTCAACGAGCGGCTGCAGTCCGCGGACAAGGCCCTCCATTCCCGGGCCCAGGCCCTGCACGGGCTCAAGGCCGAGCTGGATACGGCGCAGAAGGAGATGCACGAGCTCGAAATCCAGCGCAGCGGCCTGCAGACCCGCCAGGAGATGCTGCGCACCCAACTCTGGGACCAGCGCCAGCTCACCGTCGAGGAAGCCAAGGCCAAGTTCGGCGCGGTGGTCGTGGACCTGGAGAAGATCGAGACTCTGCGCAAGCGCATCTCCGGCATGGGACCCATCAACCTGGCCGCGCCCGAGGAGTACGAGGCCTTGGCCCAGCGCCAGTCCTTCCTCAACGCGCAGCTCGGCGACCTGACCCAGGCCAAGGACGACCTCAAGGCCGCCATCCAGAAGATCAACGCCACGACGCGGGAGAACTTCCGCCAGACCTTCTCGGACGCGCGGGAGCACTTCCGCAGGCTCTACGGCGTGCTCTTCGAGGGGGGCGAGGCCGACCTGGTCCTGACCAACCCGGAGGACATCCTGGAGACCGGCGTGGAGATCGTGGCCCAGCCGCCGGGCAAGCGCCTGCAGAGCATCTCCCTGCTCTCGGGCGGCGAGAAGACCATGACCGCCATCGCGCTGCTCTTCGCCTTCTTCATGGTGCGGCCGTCGCCCTTCTGCATGCTCGACGAGGCCGACGCGGCCCTCGACGACGCCAACATCGAGCGCTTCACCAACATGATCAAGGAGTTCGGCGCGCGCACCCAGTTCCTGATCATCAGCCACAACAAGCGCACCATGGAGGCCGCCGACACGATCTACGGCGTGACCATGGAGGAGAAGGGCGTCAGCCAGATCGTCTCCATCGAGTTCCAGAAGCGCGCCGGCACGCATGCCCCGGCCCAGCCTCCGGCACAGAAGCCCGAGCCGGCCCCGGCCGCACCGCCGGCCGCGGTCGCCGCGGTGCAAGAGAACCTGCCCATGGGAGAACCCGCGCAGAGCCAGCCGCAGACCGAACCCCCTGGGACGACCGACGAGCAGCCTCCGCAGGGCTGACCGCCGTCCCCTCGAACTCCGCGCCGAAGGCGCGGAGTCCAGCGGCCCCCCTTGAGGGGGGCCGCTGTTCCGTTGGGGGGTGTCAGCGGCGTGCCCAATATGCATTTGGACCCCGCGCCCACTATTAGTATCATGTTAACCGTAATATGCGGTACGGCGTCTTCTCGGACGTGCATGGGAACCTGGAAGCCTTGAACGTGGTTTTGGACTTCTTCCACGCCTCGAGGGTCGAAGGCTACATCTGCTGCGGAGACGTCGTGGGGTACGGCCCGGACCCGGAGGAGTGCCTGGGTCTCATCCGTGCGCTGAAGAACCTGCACATCGTCTGCGGCAACCACGACTTGGCCGTCATCGGCCGCATCGACATGGAATGGTTCAACCCCTACGCGCGCGCGGCCACCCTCTGGACGCGGGCCGCCTTGTCGGCGCAGTCGCACCGGTACCTGGAGACTCTGACGGCGCGCTTGGACCATAAGGACTTCACCGTCGTGCACGGCTCGCCGCAGCGGCCCGCCGACGAGTACCTGCTCAGCGTGGCCCAGTTCAAGAACAATATGTCCCGGGTCAAGGCCTGGCCGCTGTTCTGCGGGCACAGCCATATGCCGGTCAGCTTCCACTGCTCGGCCGAGGGCAAGGTCGAGGCGCTCTTCATCGAAGACCACCAGGCCGTCACCGGCGAGGTGGCGCCCTACGGGATCGTGCCCGTGGCCTATAACCCGGGCGCCGTGGGCCAGCCGCGCGACCACGACAAACGCGCCGCCTGCGCGATCTGGGACAGCGAGGCGCGGACCTTCCAGGTGTACCGCTTCGCCTACGATGTGGCCGCGACCCAGGCCAAGATCCGCGGCCACGGCCTGCCTGAGTACCTTGCGCTGCGCCTGGCCTACGGACAATGAGGGAGGGAGATATGCCTGCAGACAGAGTCCGGACCCGGTCCATCCTGGCCGGGATGATCGCGGCGGCCGCGGCTCTGGCTTGGCCCGCGGGCGCGTCCGCGGTGAACCAGACCGGAGTGGAGTTCGCCACAGGCTATCGCATCGACAGCTTCGCCTTCGACATCGCGGGCGTCTCCGGGCCCAACGTGATCTCGGAACTCACCTGGAAGAGCCTCCAAATCTACCAGATCGAGGCCCGGGCCCATGCCGAGAACGACTACGGGATCTACGCCAAGGCGATGGCCGATTACGGCTGGATCCTGCACGGCAAGAACCAGGACTCGGACTACGACGGGGACAACCGGACTTTGGAATGGTCCAGGTCCAACAACACTTCCAACGGAGCCTATGTCTGGGACAGCTCGTTCGGGCTGGGCTATGACTTCCACCCCAGCCAAGCCTGGTCGCTCATCCCGCTCATGGGCGCCTCCATCAGCACCCAGAAACTCGTCAACAAGAACGGCTATCAGACCATCGCCGGCTGCTCGATCATCTCCGGGGCCTGCACCCCTGCGGTCGGTGCCTTCCCCGGTCTGAACAGCTCCTACACCGCCGAGTGGTGGGGTCCCTGGAACGGGCTGGACGTGCAGTATGCCGCCGGACCCATGCTCTTCGCCGCTGGGGCGGAGTATCACTGGGGCACGGCCTACACCGCCTCGGGCGATTGGAACCTCATGTCTGAGCATTTCTCGGATCACTCTCATGGCAGCGGGGTCGTGGCGGGCGGGAGCGTGGGCTACGCTTTGGACCAGCGCTGGACCCTCCGTGCGGAGGGGAAGTGGCAGGATTTTACGGCCAACAAGGGCACGGCCACCACATCCGTAGGCGGCGCCAGCGGCAGCCAGCCGTTCAACCACGCGCATTGGACCTCGGCGTCGGGTTCATTGGGCGTCGAATACCGCTTCTAAGAGAGCATGACGCAGAGCGGAGATTGGAAAGACGCGGGCTTCGTCGCGCATTACAACGCGCTCTACGGTCTTTCCGAGGCTGAGGCCAGGCCCTATCTCGACCGCCTGGCTCTGAACCGGGCGGATTCCTTGGTGGATTTCGGCTGCGGGGACGGCTCGTTCCTGGCCTGGGCCGCGCCTTTGGCCGGGCGGGCTCTGGGCGTGGACGGCTCGGCGCGGCAGGCCGGCTTGGCCCGCGAGAAGCTCCGGCGCCTGCCCCACGTGGAGGTCGTCGAGTCCGGCTTCCTCGACTGCGGCCTGGCCGGCCGGACTTTCAGCAAGGGCTTCTCGCGCAAGGCTCTCCACCATCTGACCGACCCCCAGAAGCTGGAGTTCCTGCGCCGCGTCGGCCCGTTCTTCTCCCCTGGAGCGCTGTTCCTTTTGGAAGACGGCATATTCCCGTTCGAGCGCGCGCAACTGGAAGCCCATATGCCGCAGGTCATGGAAGAGGGCGCCGCCTATTTTGCCGACGCCTGGCCGGCCAAGCGGGACGACTTCCTGCATATGATGCGCGAGGAATTTCCGACCGGGGCCGGCTTCTGGTCCGCCGCTTTCGAGGCGGCCGGGTTCCGGGTGGCCGAGCGCTGGCAGAAGAACTGTTTCTTGGGCGGCCTATTGGCCCGCAAGGAGGCCTGATATGGCCGCCGAACCGCTGCGCCTCGTCGAGAAAGGCTCGCTGGGAACCTGCTGGTACGGCAAGTACCATTATGTGGAGCCGTGGGCCGGCTGCAGCCACGGCTGCGCATACTGCTACGCGCGCTTGCGCACCCCGGTGACCGGCAAGCTCCGGGAGCTTGGCACGGTCTTTGAGGACCCCAGGCCTTTGTGGCCCGCCGATGAACTGCCCCGCCGCATCGCGGCGGAGGTCCTCAGCCAGGACGTGCGCGTCGTCAAGCTCTGCCGCTACACCGACATCATGAATCCGGCCTTCGTCCGCAGCGGCCTGACCTGGGAGATTCTCGACGCCTTGGCCAGGTCTCCCGTCGAGCGCATCATCGTGACCACCAAGGGGCTGCCGGACGAACGGCTGCTGGCCTTGATGCGCGAGCACAAGGCCAAGTTCTCCTACAACGCCGCGGCTCGGCCGGCCGCCGACTCCGCCCTGGAGCCGCACCTGCCGCCGCTGGCCGACCGGCTGGCCGCGGCCGCCGCCCTGCGCAGCGCCGGGGTCCAGACCACCATCCACCTCGACCCCCTGGTGGCCGGCATCGATGACGAGGCCGCCAAGCTGCGGCCTTTCCTCGACGACCTGCGCCGCCGGGGCCTGCTGCGCGTGATGTTCTCCTATCTTCTGCTCTCCGACCCCATCCTGGCCAGGCTGCGGGACCAATTGCCGCCCCGGCTGCTCGACCGCATCGTCGCGGCCTACGACCTCACGCGCCTGGACCGGTACCTCCCCCGGGACGAGGAGACCGCCTACTATTCGACCCGCCCGGAGCTCAAACACGCCTCGGTCGATAAAGTGGCCGGTGCCCTGCGCGAGCTGGGCTTCGAGTTCGTGCTCTGCTCGCTCAAGAGCACTCCGGGCCCGGAGCGCGGCGAGTACCGGGACGCCAAGCCCTGCGACGGCACTTTTTATGCCTAGAGTCTGGCTCATCAACGTGGAGGAGGTCGCCTCCGCGGATGACGCCCAGTACGATGCCCACTTCGCCCCTGAGGCGGCGGACTACGGCGCCCGCTTCCTGTTCTCCTTGGGTGACGAGGACCTGCTGGTCTCGCCCGTCCCCATCCCGGACGAGTTCGTCCTGTACGTGGGCAGGGTCAGGGACTGGCGCGTCGGCCGCCAGCCGGTCCTGCCCCTGCGCAAGCGCTCGCGGCCCTATGCGCTGGCCGATTCCATCATGGAGGACGAACGTCTGCTGGGCACCCTGGCGGAGCTGGGCGCGCGGGGGGGCTGGACTCTGGAGGCCTATCTCGACTCGCGCCGGGTCGTCGAGCTCTCGCAGGAGACCGGCATCCCCACGGACAAGACCCACCCGGATTTCGTCCTCAACGGCACCATCCTGAAGCTCAACGACAAGGGCTATTTCCGCTCTTTGATCGGGAAACTGGGCATACCCACGGTCCCGGGCTACCTGGCCGCGGACCGCGACGGCATACTGGCGGCCATGGACAAGGTGGCCCGGGAGAACGGCGACCGCATCTATCTTAAGAAGACTCTCTATGGAGGCGGCCTGGGCAACCTCACGGGCAGCCGCGCGGAGCTCAGGCCTCAGCTCGGCTCCTGGTACAACAAGGGCGAGGTCGTCGTCGAGCATGCCTTGGATTTCGCCAGCGTGGCCGGGACCTTGATGACTCTGGGCCACGACAGCGTCCGGTTCTGGGGCGTGGACGAGCAGCGCTTCGACGGCCGCCACTGGGGCGGGTTCGATTTCCCGCATCCGGACCGGGAAGCCTCGGCCGAGCTCTGCGAGCTGAGCCTGCGCATCGCCAACACGGTGCACCGGCAGAGGGCCCGCGGCGACCTCAACCTGGACTGGGGCCTGCTGCGGGAGGGGAGCAAGCTCCGGCCCCTGCTCCTGGAGTGCAACTTCCGGCACAACGGGTTCGGCCAGCTCCTGCGCTTCGCCGAGGACTACTTCGGCGCCCAGGCGCCGCGCACTTTGGTCCGCTACTTCACGCACCTGCGCCTGCGCGGCCGGGCCTGGGACACGGGCGCGGTCCTGCGGGTCCTGGCCGGGGTCTCCTGCGCGGGCGAGCCGCTCCTCATCCGAGCCCCGGGGCGCCGGCGCGGAGTGCTGGTCATGACGCCGCCCAAGGACGGCGCCTGCGCCCTGGCCGCCTTCGGCGACACGAGGGAGTACCTGGACCGGGCCGTGGAGAGCCTGCGGGAGGCGCTGGTTTGAGGGACCGGCTCACGGTCGCGTTCTCCTTCGCCCTGATCTTCTCCTTCTCATCCATCGACAGCGCCATCTCGCCGTTGGTGGGGCCGATCCACTCCTATTTCCGCGTGCCCCTGGACCAGGCCCTGTGGCTGATCTCGTCGGCCACCGCCGGGATCGTGCTGGGCGTTCTGGCCGGCCCGGCGCTGACCTCCAGTCTGCGGGTGGCTCGCGTGCTGGCCGCGGGGACGGCGGGCCTGGTCGCCGCGCACGCCCTGTTCCTGCTCACGGGAAGCTTCTCCGCCGCCCTGGTGCTGCGCTTCCTCTTCGGCCTCTCCTGCGGGATGGTGGCTTCGGTGCTGTGGTGGCTGACCTTCCACGGCGTGGACAAGGCGTACTACCCGGCCATGATCGTGGTGCTGATGTCGGCGCGGCCTCTGGCCACGGCTATCGGCGTGCCCGCCGTGGGCCTGGCCGCGTCCCGGCTGGACTGGCGCGCGCCGCTGTGGGCGCTGGGCGGGCTCATCGCGCTCAGCGGGGCTGGCCTGTGCCGGGTCATGCACGAGCCTCCGGGCGCCAAGAGGCCCCTGCGCCTGGGCCGCCTGGTCGGCGAATACGCCGAAGCCCTCCGCGTCCCTTTCGCCGGAGCTTACTACGCGGGGCTGACCATCAATCGCATGTGCTACTTCGGGTTCTACGCGCTCTCCGGCATCTGGTTCATCCGGCACTATGGGCTGGGGTTGGAGGCCATCAGCCTGGCGCTGCTGGTCATCGGGCTGGCCGAGGCCATGGTGAACTTCCTCGTGCCCCGGATGATAAAGGCCTGGGGCCACGACCGGCTCTTCACCGGGAGCCTGGTCCTCTCCGGACTGCTGCTGCCCCTGTTCCTGAGCGGCCGCCTGCCCTTGGCCTGGGCCGTGGCCGCGGTGACGCTGTTCATGCTGCTCGACCGGGTCTACAGCATGGCCGCGGTCATCACCATCCCGCGCATGTTCCCGGTGACCGGCAACAAGACCACCTTCGGGAGCCTCAACACGCTGACGGCGTGGCTGGGGCTGACGCTGATCTCCGGATTCGAAGGCCGGTTCACCGAGTCTTTGGGCATCGCCGCGGTGCAGTGGGTCCTGGGGGCCTGCTTCGTCGCGGGCTCGGCCCTGCTCTACTGGGTGCAGAAGCAGACCGTGCGGGGCCGGCCGGCCGCAAAATCGGTATAATAGGTCCTCCCGGCCCAACGGAGACCTGTCCAATGAACGAGAACCAGCCGACCGGCGCACCCGAAGACCAAGAAGACTTCGAGACCCTTTTAGAGCAGAGCGTCCAGGATTCCGGCAGGCTGGAGCCCGGCCAGATGGTCCAGGCGGCGATCGTCAAGATCGCGTCCGACTGGATCTTCATCGACGTGGGCCGCAAAGGCGAGGGGTATCTGGACCGCAAGGAGATGCTCGACGAGGCCGGCAACCTCACCGTCAAGGAAGGCGACAAGGTGCGCGCCTACTACCTGCCCTCTCCCAGCCACGAGATGCACTTCACCACCAAGATCGGCTCCGGCCCGGGCGCGCAGGCCCAGCTCGAGGACGCCTGGAAGAGCGGCATCCCGGTGCAGGGCACCGTGGCCAAGGAGGTCAAGGGCGGCTTCGAGGTCCGCATCGGCGGCGGCGCCCGCGCCTTCTGCCCCTTCTCGCAGATGGGCCTTCGGCGGGATGAGAATCAAGCCGAGTGCATCGGCAAATCATTCACCTTCAAGATCACCGAGTGCGCCGCGCGCAACGTCGTCCTGTCGCGCAAGGCCATCCTGGACGTCGAACGGCAGGGGAAGGCGCAGTCCCTCCGGGACTCGCTCAAGGAAGGGATGCGGGTCAAGGGGACCGTGACCTCGATCCAGAAGTTCGGCGCCTTCCTCGACGTGGGCGGAGTGGACGGGCTCATCCCGGTCTCCGAGATCGCCTGGGGCCGCACCGAGAAGGTGGGCGACGCGCTCTCCGTCGGCCAGACGGTCGAGGTCGTGATCAAGAAGCTCGACTGGGAGAACAACAAGCTCTCCTTCAGCCTGAAGGACACTCTGCCCGACCCCTGGCACAGCGCGGCGCAGACCTGGCCCGTGGGGACCTACCAGAACGGCACCGTCACCCGCCTGGCCCCCTTCGGCGCGTTCGTCGCCCTGGGCGGCGGGGTGGAAGGCCT
Encoded here:
- the smc gene encoding chromosome segregation protein SMC — translated: MYLKSIDVVGYKSFAIKTHLDFAPGITGIVGPNGCGKSNIMESVRWCLGEMSYKSLRADAMIEVIFSGTERRPPLSMTEVTLTFDNTSSQLATQYSEVTVTRRIYRSGESAYFLNRTQCRLRDIREMFLDTGVGGEGYAIIDQGGVEFILRAKPEERRALFEEAAGVSKYKAKREEALRKLERVEVDMSRLQDSLSLIDEQVKNLDAAARKAKLYKKYEEELVGLEAAKTLADLAGIEAGLSDCAAKAGPAQEKLDGRKAAVSGEEAEVARLELEKAAHQGQLSDIGAKIAAVRAEMGRLEERCRASDETIAGVESRRVDCAREMESARQRLSGMDPQIAKAGAEVDRVRAALETAQKELDGWQTQVDACAVALAEAEAAAGERRRQAMAGADAAVDAARAVSVREADGGRQVSDFSSFMRSLQRDLEIESRAAGEFEALRVEAQEQAGRAAAARGAATAAQAALAALRQRQAELSTDVLRLHSDLSGTRARAEALEAQGGQNPYWMGAQTVLNAGIDGVVGSVRSLIKVDEAWRPYVEDLLGERLFAVVCENSQAARAGIGLLQASGSGRARFLVLSTLSGGPGERAYPEQAQPLLRHIQYDPRHEAAVRFLFAESYALDKALFGDHWVCGGAAPGPGAQLSLSDIEDLRAGVAALEAQSSERRSESARCGEEAAEAETRLHVALSAVSVETEREASLGRRLKEKEESLGLDQQNVLLGMDQATGCLRGISLIKEELIGLRIRQTDAEALAKSCREAEAEAAAKAQSAKDALVQKATGADVLKTRIEGFNTEMSIHANTFEHLAESKKHLEANVAERNQELETLARKRAEAVAAKDQARQQIQLHQAELGGQENAAAAVNERLQSADKALHSRAQALHGLKAELDTAQKEMHELEIQRSGLQTRQEMLRTQLWDQRQLTVEEAKAKFGAVVVDLEKIETLRKRISGMGPINLAAPEEYEALAQRQSFLNAQLGDLTQAKDDLKAAIQKINATTRENFRQTFSDAREHFRRLYGVLFEGGEADLVLTNPEDILETGVEIVAQPPGKRLQSISLLSGGEKTMTAIALLFAFFMVRPSPFCMLDEADAALDDANIERFTNMIKEFGARTQFLIISHNKRTMEAADTIYGVTMEEKGVSQIVSIEFQKRAGTHAPAQPPAQKPEPAPAAPPAAVAAVQENLPMGEPAQSQPQTEPPGTTDEQPPQG
- a CDS encoding metallophosphoesterase family protein, which codes for MRYGVFSDVHGNLEALNVVLDFFHASRVEGYICCGDVVGYGPDPEECLGLIRALKNLHIVCGNHDLAVIGRIDMEWFNPYARAATLWTRAALSAQSHRYLETLTARLDHKDFTVVHGSPQRPADEYLLSVAQFKNNMSRVKAWPLFCGHSHMPVSFHCSAEGKVEALFIEDHQAVTGEVAPYGIVPVAYNPGAVGQPRDHDKRAACAIWDSEARTFQVYRFAYDVAATQAKIRGHGLPEYLALRLAYGQ
- a CDS encoding class I SAM-dependent methyltransferase; the encoded protein is MTQSGDWKDAGFVAHYNALYGLSEAEARPYLDRLALNRADSLVDFGCGDGSFLAWAAPLAGRALGVDGSARQAGLAREKLRRLPHVEVVESGFLDCGLAGRTFSKGFSRKALHHLTDPQKLEFLRRVGPFFSPGALFLLEDGIFPFERAQLEAHMPQVMEEGAAYFADAWPAKRDDFLHMMREEFPTGAGFWSAAFEAAGFRVAERWQKNCFLGGLLARKEA
- a CDS encoding MFS transporter; the encoded protein is MRDRLTVAFSFALIFSFSSIDSAISPLVGPIHSYFRVPLDQALWLISSATAGIVLGVLAGPALTSSLRVARVLAAGTAGLVAAHALFLLTGSFSAALVLRFLFGLSCGMVASVLWWLTFHGVDKAYYPAMIVVLMSARPLATAIGVPAVGLAASRLDWRAPLWALGGLIALSGAGLCRVMHEPPGAKRPLRLGRLVGEYAEALRVPFAGAYYAGLTINRMCYFGFYALSGIWFIRHYGLGLEAISLALLVIGLAEAMVNFLVPRMIKAWGHDRLFTGSLVLSGLLLPLFLSGRLPLAWAVAAVTLFMLLDRVYSMAAVITIPRMFPVTGNKTTFGSLNTLTAWLGLTLISGFEGRFTESLGIAAVQWVLGACFVAGSALLYWVQKQTVRGRPAAKSV
- the rpsA gene encoding 30S ribosomal protein S1, whose translation is MNENQPTGAPEDQEDFETLLEQSVQDSGRLEPGQMVQAAIVKIASDWIFIDVGRKGEGYLDRKEMLDEAGNLTVKEGDKVRAYYLPSPSHEMHFTTKIGSGPGAQAQLEDAWKSGIPVQGTVAKEVKGGFEVRIGGGARAFCPFSQMGLRRDENQAECIGKSFTFKITECAARNVVLSRKAILDVERQGKAQSLRDSLKEGMRVKGTVTSIQKFGAFLDVGGVDGLIPVSEIAWGRTEKVGDALSVGQTVEVVIKKLDWENNKLSFSLKDTLPDPWHSAAQTWPVGTYQNGTVTRLAPFGAFVALGGGVEGLIHISKLGGGRRINHPREVLKEGQEIEVRVEAVDPENRKLSLSLASLSRAEEEEAADLKAYLDKSSDAAAKSLGTTLGDLLKAKLEKRG